The Kitasatospora setae KM-6054 genome contains a region encoding:
- a CDS encoding tetratricopeptide repeat protein yields the protein MSGRRPSRQELIRRRRRSGFVGRGSELEAFNEVLRQPAQDPERFLFHVRGPGGVGKSTLVRQLESAAREAGAVTAYVDESVADPVEAMRSIAGQFAQQGAPLKALERLLAAHRQRRHEADAGAAGEERSGGPSPAAVLASRVGLAGAGMIPGVAPFTGALDPNQVAAGAEQLRGLLSARFRSPEDAQLVLSPLRALTPVLLRDLAEAGQRHAWLVLFFDTYERTGPLLDGWLRDVLVSDAYGELPANVLVVLAGQGRLDAQCWGDWLDLVTDLPLEVFTESEARQLLAAKGVTDERVTAEILRLSGRLPLLVSTLAEGNPAGAADVDDPSGTAVERFLKWETHPARRAAALACALPQELDEDVYRAAVDDEEARELFGWLRSLPFVIERSGRWHYHEVVRTAMLRRQRAEWPTRWQRQHTGLAETFAHRRAELPCDGRESERWQDERWRSHRLQETYHRLCADPGRALGPALRELLDAHERGAAVLRRWVRMLLRAGQDTDAPDVLAWGERLSAALDTPEPGPAALTALLAGGALDRPSRAVAHRLRASAHLAAARRPEALADLDRAVAAERAGSWAYGCRGAVLKTLGRHAEALADFDRAVELEPGSASVRCGRGEAFRLLGRYEEALADLDRAVGLDPEDSWCAYEKAVVLRALGLPGGAELLARVVELVGPGDVHSLGDLVLAYAAVPAGAEAAAALERFLAAGPPTGRVDELYLGLETLARALPVPVAALRERLREAVPALVGGAPTDGGG from the coding sequence GCCGTCACCGCGTACGTGGACGAGTCGGTGGCGGACCCGGTGGAGGCGATGCGGTCGATCGCCGGGCAGTTCGCCCAGCAGGGCGCGCCGCTGAAGGCGCTGGAGCGGCTGCTCGCCGCGCACCGGCAGCGCCGGCACGAGGCGGACGCCGGCGCGGCCGGCGAGGAGCGCTCCGGCGGGCCGTCGCCCGCCGCCGTGCTGGCCTCCCGGGTCGGGCTGGCCGGGGCCGGGATGATCCCGGGCGTGGCGCCGTTCACCGGGGCGCTGGACCCGAACCAGGTCGCCGCCGGGGCGGAGCAGCTGCGCGGCCTGCTGAGCGCGCGCTTCCGCAGCCCGGAGGACGCCCAGTTGGTGCTCTCCCCGCTGCGGGCGCTCACCCCGGTGCTGCTGCGGGACCTCGCGGAGGCCGGGCAGCGGCACGCCTGGCTGGTGCTGTTCTTCGACACCTACGAGCGCACCGGCCCGCTGCTCGACGGCTGGCTGCGGGACGTGCTGGTCAGCGACGCGTACGGCGAGCTGCCGGCGAACGTGCTGGTGGTGCTGGCCGGGCAGGGGCGGCTGGACGCGCAGTGCTGGGGCGACTGGCTGGACCTGGTCACCGACCTGCCGCTGGAGGTGTTCACCGAGAGCGAGGCCCGCCAACTGTTGGCCGCCAAGGGCGTCACGGACGAGCGGGTCACCGCCGAGATCCTGCGGCTGTCCGGCCGCCTGCCGCTGCTGGTCTCCACCCTCGCCGAGGGCAACCCGGCCGGCGCGGCCGACGTCGACGACCCGAGCGGCACCGCCGTCGAGCGCTTCCTGAAGTGGGAGACCCACCCGGCCCGCCGGGCCGCCGCGCTGGCCTGCGCGCTGCCGCAGGAACTCGACGAGGACGTGTACCGGGCGGCGGTCGACGACGAGGAGGCGCGCGAACTCTTCGGCTGGCTGCGGTCGTTGCCGTTCGTCATCGAGCGCTCCGGCCGCTGGCACTACCACGAGGTGGTCCGGACGGCGATGCTCCGCCGCCAACGCGCCGAGTGGCCCACCCGCTGGCAGCGCCAGCACACCGGGCTCGCCGAGACCTTCGCCCACCGGCGCGCCGAACTCCCCTGCGACGGACGGGAGTCGGAGCGCTGGCAGGACGAGCGCTGGCGCTCCCACCGGCTCCAGGAGACCTACCACCGGCTGTGCGCCGACCCCGGGCGGGCACTCGGCCCGGCCCTGCGCGAACTCCTGGACGCCCACGAGCGGGGCGCCGCGGTGCTGCGCCGCTGGGTACGGATGCTGCTCCGGGCGGGCCAGGACACCGACGCGCCGGACGTACTGGCCTGGGGCGAACGGCTGTCGGCGGCCTTGGACACCCCGGAGCCCGGCCCGGCCGCCCTCACGGCACTGCTCGCCGGCGGGGCACTGGACCGCCCCTCCCGAGCCGTCGCCCACCGCCTGCGCGCCTCCGCCCACCTGGCGGCGGCCCGCCGGCCGGAGGCGCTGGCCGACCTGGACCGGGCGGTGGCGGCCGAGCGCGCGGGTTCCTGGGCGTACGGGTGCCGGGGTGCGGTGCTCAAGACGCTCGGCCGCCACGCGGAGGCGCTGGCGGACTTCGACCGGGCGGTGGAGCTGGAGCCGGGGAGTGCGTCCGTGCGCTGTGGGCGGGGCGAAGCGTTCCGGCTGCTGGGGCGGTACGAGGAGGCGCTGGCCGATCTCGACCGGGCGGTCGGGCTGGACCCGGAGGACTCCTGGTGCGCGTACGAGAAGGCCGTGGTCCTGCGCGCGCTCGGCCTGCCGGGCGGGGCGGAGCTGCTGGCCCGGGTGGTCGAGCTGGTCGGTCCGGGCGACGTCCACAGCCTCGGCGACCTGGTGCTCGCGTACGCGGCGGTGCCGGCCGGGGCGGAGGCCGCGGCCGCGCTGGAGCGGTTCCTGGCCGCCGGCCCACCGACCGGGCGGGTCGACGAGCTGTACCTGGGGCTGGAGACGCTGGCCCGGGCGCTCCCGGTGCCGGTGGCGGCGCTGCGGGAGCGGCTGCGGGAGGCCGTTCCGGCGCTGGTGGGCGGCGCGCCCACGGATGGCGGAGGGTGA